The genomic stretch GGAAAGAGCAGGAGTTCCATGTGTGCCTTATGTGCTTTCTCGTGTAAAAGACTATGCTCATTTATGTGAAGTTTCAAAAGTATTAGGAAAAGATCTTGTGATACAAACACCTTTTGGAGATTCTGGTCACACCACGTTTTTCATCACGAATGAAGAAGAATTCAAAAAACATGAAGAAGAGATTATAAAAGAGAAGGAAGTAAAAATCATGAAACGGATCAACTGTAAAGGTTCTGCAATTGAAGCGTGCGTTACAAGACATGGAACTCTTGTGGCACCTTTAATGACAGAATTGGTTGGTTTTAAAGAAATGACACCATACAAAGGTGGTTGGTGTGGTAATGAAATCTATCCAGATGCATTTAGTCCACAATTAAGAAAGAAAGCAGCAAAGTACACGCAATTATTTGGAAATCAACTAAGAGAAGAAGGATACAAAGGATATTTTGAATTAGATTTTCTGATAGATCAAGACAATGGCGAAATCTATTTAGGTGAATTAAATCCACGAGTTACAGGCGCAAGTTCAATTACAAATCACGCCGTTTTCGCTTTGGCAGATGCACCACTTTCTATATTCCACATTATGGAATGGATGGATGTTGACTACAAACTAAATGTAAACGCAATAAACAGACGTTGGGCAAAACAAGCAAACATTGATAGTTGGAGTCAACTAATCATAAAGCACACAGAAGATACTGTTGAATATATCTCTGAAGCTCCAAAATCAGGAATCTACAAAATGTTTGATAACGGACACATTCAATTTGACCGTTTAGATACGCACAGAAGAGCTGTGGAAACGGAACAAGAAGCGTTCTTTTTACACATTTCTAAAAAAGGAGATTACTTATATGAAGGTGCAGACATCGGAATTTTAGTATCAAGAGGTCGTATGATGACGGATGATTTCAAACTAAACGATCGCGCTAAGCAATGGATAAAAGTTATCCGAAGTAAATACGTATCTCAAATGGTAGAAGACAAAAGAGTACCAGTTGGACTTACAGGTAGCTTAACAAAATAAAATAATTGAGTTATACACTTAAGTAATTGTATAAAGTTATAATTATCAGACACTTAATTTTGCTTAATGCCATTTAAAGGATAATCTTTATAAGAGTTTAGCTTTTTAAGCATGGAATATGCAGTTAACCATTTGATTATCAATAAAGAACTAAGTGTATAACTCAATAAAATAAATAGTATTTGCTCATAAATAGTATTCAAATTAGGCTGTCTAAAAAGTCAAAATTTCGTCAAACCGAACCTTTAGACTGTCGCTCAAGACAGGCTTGATTCGGTTTCTCATCATCATTGAAAATCAGTGTAATGAGATTCTGAATCAAGTTCAGAATGACGCTTTTAAAACTTTTAAGACAGCTTTAAAATTAAAAAAAACAATGCAATTAAATTTTAAGACGGTTTCAGAACCTACAATAGCAGGAGCCAAATGGAAAGGATTATTTGATACCTATTGGGCAGGATACAAAACGTGGTTTTTGTCAAAAGACACGGTAAATACACCAGATTTAAAGACTTCACAAGATGCGCTAAAAAAATACATGCCTAAAATGTGGTCAACGTATGAGCATCTGTGTGCACTAACCAATGCTGATCCAGTTAAAGCTCGTTTTCTAACAGGATTTCAGCCGCCAGCATACATAAGTGCTTGTGCGCAAGCAATTATAAAAGCAGATGAAATTCAACTAGTTCGCAATTATGATTATCATCCAGACTTACTCGAAGGCACAATACTGCTCAGTAAATGGAATGATCAGAAAGTTATGGGAACTTCCGATTGTCTCATTGGAATTGTAGATGGTATGAACGATTCAGGACTTTGTGTTTCTCTAACTTTTGGTGGCAGAAAAGAAGTTGGTTACGGATTCGGGATTCCTTTCATTCTAAGATATGTGTTAGAATTTTGCAAAACCACAGCTCAGGCAGTAAAGGAATTAAAAAAAATTCCGTCGCATATGTCATATAACGTGACTGTGGTTGACAAAAAGGGAGCTTCCAAAACAGTAATGTTAGCTCCTGACAAAAAACCATTAGTTACAAATGATGCGTTCGCTACAAATCATCAAGGTGAAATAGATTGGCCTGAAAATGCGCAGTTCAATCAAACAATAAAGCGTTACAACTTCATTAAAAATTACTTAAAATCGAAAAATATCAGTGCTAATGAATTAGCGAAAGCTTTCTTACATTATCCTTTATATAACACAAAATTTACAGAAGGGTTTGGAACGTTATATACCTCAGTGTATCAGCCAGAAAAGTTAATCATGAAAGTTCTTTGGCCCAATGTAGCCATAGAAAGAAGTTTTGATGATTTTGCTGAAGAAAATATCCTGATTAACTACAGCACTATTAGTCAGCCAGTGATTTCTGAGAATGCGTGGGAACCAGTTACAGCAGAAACCCCAGATTACAGATGGCAAGATGCAGTTGTAGATTCGCTAGTGAAGAGTATGGCCGAACAGAAGACAAAAAAGAAACAAAAAGAGCTTCGGGATCGTTTAATGCCTGGAGGCGAAATAGCTTGGGAAGTATTAGTAGATTACTGGAACGAGCCTGTCAAATATTAATTTGGTGTATTTAATTGTATAAACTATGGAATTCAAAAGTATCAATCCTTACAATGGTGAGGAAGTTGGGTCGTATACTGCGCTGTCTGAAGATGAATTAAATGAAAAGCTAAACAGAAGCCAAATTGCTTTTAAATCTTGGAAAAACGTTTCCATTACTGAACGTTGTCAGCTTATAAAAAAAGCAGGTCAAGTATTGCGTGATAATGTAGAAGAATATGCCAAAATGATTACACTGGAAATGGGGAAACCTATTTCAGAATCTCGCGGGGAAGTGAATAAATGTGCTTTGGTTTGTGATTATTATGCCGATAACGCGAAATCTTTTTTAGCTGATGAAATCATCGAAACAGATGCATCACTTAGCTTTGTAAAACACGATCCAATAGGAACT from Kordia antarctica encodes the following:
- a CDS encoding biotin carboxylase, whose protein sequence is MATKKTTPTKKAASAKKAVPTKKRTTAKKSKTVEVLDGVPDIRRFFYKNEIPLYFISATNFNMLGTDEWIKGFKFICNIECFDGQHPNVFSPKEEIPHDDFTCIEDINNYLLQHPEVQDYLKTRSTGKKAGKAMFLMFNEETEKLAKKLGLEIMFPSAKMRTFLDNKVNTNRIAERAGVPCVPYVLSRVKDYAHLCEVSKVLGKDLVIQTPFGDSGHTTFFITNEEEFKKHEEEIIKEKEVKIMKRINCKGSAIEACVTRHGTLVAPLMTELVGFKEMTPYKGGWCGNEIYPDAFSPQLRKKAAKYTQLFGNQLREEGYKGYFELDFLIDQDNGEIYLGELNPRVTGASSITNHAVFALADAPLSIFHIMEWMDVDYKLNVNAINRRWAKQANIDSWSQLIIKHTEDTVEYISEAPKSGIYKMFDNGHIQFDRLDTHRRAVETEQEAFFLHISKKGDYLYEGADIGILVSRGRMMTDDFKLNDRAKQWIKVIRSKYVSQMVEDKRVPVGLTGSLTK
- a CDS encoding C45 family autoproteolytic acyltransferase/hydolase, whose translation is MQLNFKTVSEPTIAGAKWKGLFDTYWAGYKTWFLSKDTVNTPDLKTSQDALKKYMPKMWSTYEHLCALTNADPVKARFLTGFQPPAYISACAQAIIKADEIQLVRNYDYHPDLLEGTILLSKWNDQKVMGTSDCLIGIVDGMNDSGLCVSLTFGGRKEVGYGFGIPFILRYVLEFCKTTAQAVKELKKIPSHMSYNVTVVDKKGASKTVMLAPDKKPLVTNDAFATNHQGEIDWPENAQFNQTIKRYNFIKNYLKSKNISANELAKAFLHYPLYNTKFTEGFGTLYTSVYQPEKLIMKVLWPNVAIERSFDDFAEENILINYSTISQPVISENAWEPVTAETPDYRWQDAVVDSLVKSMAEQKTKKKQKELRDRLMPGGEIAWEVLVDYWNEPVKY